A single Providencia manganoxydans DNA region contains:
- a CDS encoding YkgJ family cysteine cluster protein, which yields MTNIHILKTDPVNNPCISCGACCAYFRVSFYWAESESGGGVVPQELTEQITPFMSAMKGTNQKHNTRCTALSGNIGECVSCSIYTQRPTPCREFEQSWLDGIHNEACDRARAAHGLPPLEPQRPQIAC from the coding sequence ATGACAAATATTCATATACTAAAAACTGATCCTGTCAATAACCCTTGTATAAGCTGCGGTGCATGCTGCGCTTATTTCCGAGTCTCTTTTTATTGGGCCGAAAGTGAAAGTGGGGGCGGTGTTGTTCCTCAAGAACTCACCGAACAAATAACCCCGTTTATGAGCGCAATGAAAGGGACTAACCAGAAACACAATACCCGATGTACTGCCTTGTCAGGCAACATAGGCGAATGCGTTTCCTGTTCTATCTATACACAAAGGCCAACACCATGCCGTGAATTTGAACAATCATGGCTTGATGGCATACATAACGAAGCCTGTGACCGCGCTCGTGCTGCTCACGGCCTTCCCCCTCTAGAGCCTCAACGCCCACAAATCGCTTGTTAA
- a CDS encoding AzlC family ABC transporter permease: MLLSTLNHSTVKNIVLVCLADLIVGISYGALAHSQGFDFWVPLTLSILVLAGASEFLFIGVVFSGGSPISAALAGLLVNSRHIPFSFAVSELAGKGPKALLGYHIMNDESVVFGLAQETDKEKRAAFWLCGLGILMCWPIGVLIGEGVGSFIQDTKALGMDAMFPAIILALSLPALKDKSLRLTAIIGAVIAVASTPFLPAGIPVLMALISLVIYIRS; this comes from the coding sequence ATGCTACTTTCAACGCTAAATCATAGCACGGTAAAAAATATTGTACTGGTTTGTCTTGCTGATTTAATTGTCGGCATTTCTTATGGAGCTTTAGCTCACTCTCAAGGATTTGATTTTTGGGTTCCTTTAACACTTTCTATACTAGTATTGGCTGGGGCGTCTGAATTTTTATTTATTGGTGTGGTGTTCTCTGGTGGTAGCCCAATTTCAGCAGCATTAGCTGGTTTATTAGTCAATTCTCGACATATTCCATTTAGCTTTGCCGTGAGCGAATTAGCCGGCAAAGGCCCAAAAGCCCTACTGGGTTACCACATTATGAATGATGAAAGTGTGGTATTTGGGTTAGCTCAGGAAACAGACAAAGAAAAAAGAGCTGCTTTTTGGTTATGCGGTCTGGGTATTCTTATGTGTTGGCCTATAGGGGTATTGATTGGCGAAGGAGTAGGCAGTTTTATTCAAGATACAAAGGCTTTGGGTATGGATGCAATGTTTCCTGCAATTATTTTAGCGCTTTCATTACCTGCATTAAAAGATAAAAGTTTACGCTTAACGGCGATTATTGGTGCCGTAATTGCAGTTGCATCAACTCCATTTTTACCTGCGGGGATACCAGTATTAATGGCTCTTATCAGTTTGGTTATTTATATTAGGAGCTGA
- a CDS encoding YegP family protein, whose translation MGYFELKKSTKDTSQPYYFVLKAANHEIIASSEMYSSKQAAMKGIASVQKNATTDEIKDLTS comes from the coding sequence ATGGGTTATTTCGAACTGAAAAAATCAACAAAGGACACGTCTCAACCTTATTACTTTGTTCTTAAAGCAGCGAACCATGAAATTATCGCAAGTAGTGAAATGTATTCGTCTAAACAAGCTGCGATGAAAGGTATAGCATCCGTGCAAAAAAATGCTACAACGGATGAGATTAAAGATCTTACATCATAA
- a CDS encoding DUF2526 family protein yields MQHYEDIVKQVDSLLTENSIVNMNILLAQLSHDELLTQEQRFELQQRLRNAIFKHHEL; encoded by the coding sequence ATGCAGCATTATGAAGATATCGTAAAACAAGTTGATTCCCTACTCACTGAGAACTCAATTGTAAATATGAATATATTATTAGCTCAGCTTTCTCATGACGAATTATTAACCCAAGAACAACGTTTTGAGTTACAGCAACGATTGAGAAATGCTATTTTTAAACACCATGAGCTTTAG
- a CDS encoding YniB family protein codes for MNYQTASYVAIGKRILGWIVFLVALISTLASLVKLAGMKGLEGEGINAVANDFIKLMAEMTRQSTPFLNMFWNNSPVPHVNEGFSGANIGFMVIFIFIFVGLALSASGLRMYRQIKFIRESLEDHVILEKAKGNDISKEELEAKVTIPRHTIFTQFFILYFWPIVFGIAIYFALKLLNW; via the coding sequence ATGAATTACCAGACTGCAAGTTATGTCGCAATCGGCAAGCGTATACTCGGTTGGATTGTTTTTCTTGTAGCATTAATTTCAACTTTAGCTTCATTGGTAAAATTGGCGGGTATGAAAGGATTAGAAGGTGAGGGGATTAATGCAGTAGCCAATGATTTTATTAAACTAATGGCAGAAATGACACGGCAAAGTACACCATTTTTGAATATGTTTTGGAATAATTCTCCTGTACCTCATGTCAATGAAGGGTTTTCAGGTGCAAATATTGGTTTTATGGTGATCTTTATTTTTATTTTTGTTGGCTTAGCGTTGAGTGCCTCAGGCCTACGTATGTACCGACAAATTAAATTTATTCGTGAAAGCCTTGAAGATCACGTTATTTTAGAAAAAGCCAAAGGTAATGATATTTCAAAAGAAGAGCTTGAGGCAAAAGTGACTATTCCTCGTCATACTATTTTCACCCAGTTCTTTATTCTTTATTTTTGGCCAATTGTATTCGGGATTGCGATTTACTTTGCTTTGAAATTATTGAATTGGTAA
- a CDS encoding helix-turn-helix domain-containing protein, with protein MSTLTPPIELIAKALAKERQKSGLSLSELSRQAGIAKSTLSQLESGTGNPSIETLWAICVALNVPFSRLIEEQQEPVTVIRHGEGTKISAEHANYLAFLLSSAPSNSQRDIYTVLAQPGRDRISDPHMNGVSEHIILMSGRAMVGPLDNPTELSPGDYIHYPGDIPHIMRALEPNTMAVMIIDRQN; from the coding sequence TTGAGCACATTGACCCCACCTATCGAGTTAATTGCCAAAGCATTAGCCAAAGAGCGCCAAAAAAGCGGACTATCGCTTTCAGAACTGTCTCGCCAAGCGGGTATTGCCAAGTCAACCCTATCACAACTGGAATCAGGTACTGGCAACCCAAGTATTGAAACGCTATGGGCTATTTGTGTCGCTCTTAATGTCCCTTTTTCTCGTTTGATTGAAGAGCAGCAGGAACCTGTAACCGTAATTCGTCATGGTGAAGGCACTAAAATCAGTGCTGAACATGCAAACTATTTAGCCTTTTTACTTTCATCTGCACCGTCAAATTCACAACGTGATATCTATACTGTTCTTGCACAGCCCGGACGAGATCGGATCTCTGATCCTCATATGAATGGTGTGAGTGAGCATATTATCTTAATGAGTGGTCGTGCTATGGTAGGGCCTTTAGATAATCCAACTGAGCTGTCCCCCGGTGACTATATTCATTATCCGGGAGATATACCCCATATTATGAGAGCCCTTGAGCCAAACACAATGGCAGTGATGATTATTGATAGACAGAATTAA
- the hxpB gene encoding hexitol phosphatase HxpB: MYHNLSIQSVIFDMDGLLIDSEPFWAQAEHEVFSQLGLDLSVADKLPDTLGLRIDHVVELWYHASPWQGHTLQQVEQMIIDRVIGLVEEQRPLLSGVHHALDLCRSMDLRIALASASPQYMLEKVLNLFEIRDYFSAVVSAAELPHSKPHPEVYLNAAALLETKPIHCVSLEDSFNGMIAAKAARMRSIVVPDKQHFNDPRWGLADVKLSSLEQLTEKYLR, translated from the coding sequence ATGTACCATAACTTATCCATCCAATCCGTTATTTTTGATATGGATGGCTTACTGATTGATTCGGAGCCTTTTTGGGCACAAGCTGAACACGAAGTTTTTAGTCAACTAGGTTTAGACCTTTCCGTTGCCGACAAACTGCCTGATACATTAGGCTTGCGTATCGACCATGTGGTTGAACTTTGGTACCACGCTTCACCATGGCAAGGCCATACTCTTCAACAAGTCGAGCAGATGATCATTGACCGTGTTATTGGGCTTGTTGAAGAGCAGCGTCCCCTTCTTTCAGGCGTGCACCATGCACTTGATCTCTGCCGCTCAATGGATTTGCGTATCGCATTAGCCTCTGCATCGCCACAATACATGCTAGAAAAAGTCCTAAACTTATTTGAAATTCGAGATTATTTTTCTGCGGTTGTTTCTGCGGCCGAGCTGCCTCACAGCAAACCGCACCCTGAAGTTTATCTTAATGCGGCTGCTTTATTGGAAACCAAACCAATTCATTGTGTATCGTTAGAAGATTCATTTAATGGAATGATAGCAGCTAAAGCCGCTCGAATGCGTTCGATTGTTGTTCCTGATAAACAACACTTTAACGACCCTCGCTGGGGGCTTGCTGATGTGAAGCTATCTTCACTTGAGCAATTGACTGAAAAATACCTACGCTAA
- a CDS encoding luciferase-like monooxygenase, translating to MSDKQIPLSVLDLAPIIEGSCAKEAFSHSLDLAHLAEKQGFHRYWLAEHHNMTGIASAATSVLIGYLAANTKTLHLGSGGVMLPNHSPLVIAEQFGTLNTLYPNRIDLGIGRAPGSDQQTMRALRRHMSNDIDNFPRDVAELVNWFDAIDPKPAVRPVPGYGEKIPVWLLGSSLYSAQLAAQMGLPFAFASHFAPDLLLQALHVYRENFKPSQRLEKPYAMVCINIIAADTIRDAEFLFTSMQQAFVMLRRGNPSQLPPPVQDMAKIWSPAEEYGVHQALGMSLVGDKAKIRHGLASVLRQTQADEIMVNGQIFDHQARLYSFELAMQAMKELA from the coding sequence ATGTCTGATAAGCAAATCCCTCTTTCTGTGTTAGATCTCGCGCCAATCATTGAAGGTTCTTGCGCTAAAGAAGCTTTTTCTCATTCATTAGATTTAGCTCATTTAGCTGAGAAACAAGGTTTTCATCGCTACTGGCTTGCTGAACATCATAATATGACAGGTATTGCGAGTGCGGCAACTTCGGTTTTAATTGGTTATTTAGCCGCTAATACGAAAACGTTGCATTTAGGCTCTGGTGGGGTGATGCTACCAAACCATTCTCCTCTGGTTATTGCTGAACAATTTGGCACATTAAATACCTTGTACCCTAATCGGATAGATTTAGGTATTGGTCGAGCTCCGGGCAGTGATCAACAAACGATGCGCGCATTACGTCGTCATATGAGCAATGATATTGACAATTTCCCCCGTGATGTTGCTGAGCTGGTAAATTGGTTTGATGCCATAGATCCTAAACCGGCTGTTCGACCCGTTCCCGGCTATGGTGAAAAAATCCCAGTTTGGTTATTGGGCTCCAGTTTATATAGTGCACAACTTGCGGCTCAAATGGGCTTACCATTTGCATTCGCTTCACATTTTGCACCTGATTTATTATTACAGGCACTTCATGTGTACCGTGAAAATTTTAAGCCATCACAAAGGCTAGAAAAACCTTATGCAATGGTATGTATTAATATTATTGCCGCAGATACTATCCGTGATGCTGAATTTTTATTTACCTCAATGCAGCAAGCCTTTGTGATGTTACGCAGAGGTAATCCATCACAATTGCCACCTCCTGTACAAGATATGGCGAAAATTTGGTCTCCAGCAGAAGAGTATGGCGTACATCAAGCACTAGGTATGTCTCTAGTGGGTGATAAAGCAAAAATTCGTCATGGACTAGCTTCTGTGTTACGCCAAACCCAAGCTGATGAAATTATGGTTAATGGCCAAATTTTTGATCATCAGGCGCGTTTGTACTCCTTCGAACTCGCAATGCAAGCAATGAAGGAGTTAGCATAA
- a CDS encoding ShlB/FhaC/HecB family hemolysin secretion/activation protein, with product MFLRLTIISLSVFAFMVYADPIQPIDQQINNQISQDKSRYQQTQLTTKDVLDDKAEIKEDKLYFQPEQNCYEIKSIHLDTERKIANMRLLQQYVDQAVGQCLGIYGMETLAKGLQDKIIKIGYVTTRINIPEQNISKGLLKLKIIPGTVDNIKLTDNSSEYISLFNTMPTEKGKVLNLRDLEQGLENLERIPGVKTNIELMPGKEFSTTDIEIERVQSSYFNVGGWLNNAGSRQTGKNQIGVTVYGNNLTSLNDTIYVSMGKNLENRARYSTKNQAIYYAVPYNYWLYSVYASKSNYKQTINDSIMSYKYYGENRYLNFSASHVFLRGQSYKDSLTFQLMKRKSRYHLEDISLLSQERDLTNINIGLNHRQNINNSTVDASINYQRNVQWLGAKPSWDMEYGDVSKMGRIITIDVNAVIPFSFDNFVMSYNPQVFIQYTPDNLTIQDQFSLGNRWTVRGFDEEYSLIGDKGFYFRNEFNFYFPNVSIYPYYALDYGRIIGDIYPIGLYSNDQLLGSALGVRGNFNIFNYDLFIAVPLYKPAEYETSDLNIGLNVQWFW from the coding sequence ATGTTTTTACGTTTAACGATTATATCGCTATCTGTATTTGCGTTTATGGTTTATGCTGATCCAATACAGCCAATAGACCAACAAATTAATAATCAAATATCTCAAGATAAATCACGATATCAACAAACACAGTTAACGACTAAAGATGTTTTGGATGATAAAGCCGAGATAAAAGAAGATAAATTATATTTTCAACCAGAACAAAATTGTTATGAAATAAAATCAATACACCTTGATACGGAAAGAAAAATTGCTAATATGCGTTTGTTACAGCAGTATGTTGATCAAGCTGTAGGGCAGTGCCTTGGTATTTATGGTATGGAAACGTTAGCAAAAGGTTTACAAGACAAAATTATTAAAATAGGTTATGTTACGACACGTATTAATATACCTGAACAAAATATTAGTAAAGGTTTGCTAAAATTAAAAATTATTCCCGGTACTGTGGATAATATTAAATTAACAGACAACAGTAGTGAATATATTTCGTTGTTTAATACCATGCCCACAGAGAAAGGCAAAGTTTTAAATTTAAGAGATTTAGAACAAGGGCTTGAGAATTTAGAGCGGATACCCGGAGTAAAAACCAATATTGAATTAATGCCCGGTAAAGAATTTTCAACAACAGATATTGAAATTGAAAGGGTACAGTCATCATATTTTAATGTTGGTGGTTGGCTTAATAATGCGGGAAGTCGACAAACAGGAAAAAATCAAATTGGCGTTACTGTATATGGTAATAATTTAACTTCATTAAATGATACAATTTATGTTTCAATGGGTAAAAACCTAGAAAATAGAGCGCGATATTCGACTAAGAACCAAGCAATTTATTATGCAGTTCCTTATAACTATTGGTTGTATTCCGTATATGCAAGTAAAAGTAATTATAAGCAAACAATCAATGATAGTATTATGAGCTATAAATATTATGGTGAAAACCGATATTTAAATTTTAGTGCAAGTCATGTTTTTTTGCGAGGGCAATCCTATAAAGACTCATTAACATTCCAGTTAATGAAAAGAAAATCTAGATATCACCTTGAAGATATTTCATTGTTATCCCAAGAAAGAGATTTAACTAATATTAATATAGGATTAAATCATCGCCAGAATATTAATAACTCTACAGTTGATGCATCAATTAATTATCAACGAAATGTCCAATGGCTGGGAGCAAAACCCAGTTGGGATATGGAGTATGGTGATGTGAGTAAAATGGGAAGGATCATCACTATTGATGTCAATGCAGTCATCCCTTTTTCTTTCGATAACTTTGTTATGAGTTATAACCCTCAAGTGTTTATTCAGTACACCCCTGATAACTTGACGATTCAAGATCAATTTTCGTTAGGAAATCGTTGGACAGTGAGAGGTTTTGATGAAGAGTACTCATTAATTGGTGATAAAGGATTTTATTTTAGAAATGAGTTTAATTTTTACTTTCCTAATGTCTCTATTTATCCTTATTACGCATTAGACTATGGTCGCATAATTGGTGATATTTATCCTATCGGTCTTTACTCAAATGATCAGTTGTTGGGGAGTGCACTAGGTGTTAGAGGAAATTTTAATATATTTAATTATGATCTGTTTATTGCTGTTCCTCTTTATAAGCCCGCGGAATATGAAACAAGTGATTTAAATATAGGTTTAAATGTTCAATGGTTTTGGTAG
- a CDS encoding metal-dependent hydrolase: MTAEGHLLFSVASLVMAHKLELTPELAQGDWLHMVPGALLGALLPDIDHPSSIPGRLLRILSLPISKLCGHRGFTHSLIAWLLLSITCYQWLAVQWPIPSDLLQAFLLGYISHLIADMLTPSGVPFLWPLPIRFCFPILRSKSNKRAERFIAIALTVCAFSLPASYSFDLYGQFEGIIKYIHNQIDMHNSA; the protein is encoded by the coding sequence ATGACCGCTGAAGGGCACCTGCTATTTTCTGTCGCCTCATTAGTAATGGCACATAAGTTAGAATTAACGCCTGAGCTTGCTCAAGGTGATTGGCTGCATATGGTGCCTGGCGCGTTACTCGGCGCACTATTACCAGATATCGATCACCCTTCTTCTATACCGGGTCGGTTGCTGCGTATTTTGTCATTACCTATTTCCAAATTGTGTGGGCATCGTGGATTTACTCATAGTCTAATTGCTTGGCTGTTGCTTTCTATAACATGTTATCAATGGCTTGCGGTACAATGGCCAATTCCCAGTGATTTACTTCAAGCCTTCTTACTTGGCTATATCAGCCATTTAATCGCCGATATGCTAACCCCTTCGGGGGTACCTTTCTTATGGCCGCTGCCTATACGTTTCTGTTTTCCTATCTTGCGCAGTAAATCAAATAAACGTGCAGAACGCTTTATTGCTATCGCATTGACAGTTTGTGCTTTTTCGCTACCCGCTAGTTATAGTTTTGATTTATATGGCCAATTTGAAGGCATTATAAAATATATTCACAATCAAATAGATATGCATAACTCTGCATAA
- a CDS encoding AzlD domain-containing protein → MMDNPWLILAGIIILAVGTYLMRASGAYFKGKVVLSDSKKALFSAAAIVILFSVAMTSTVFDGEYFSDPAKIIGVLVAGILTWYQKPFIIIVLSASVVTALLRFIF, encoded by the coding sequence ATGATGGATAATCCATGGCTTATATTGGCAGGTATTATCATACTTGCGGTGGGCACTTATTTAATGCGTGCTTCAGGCGCCTATTTTAAAGGTAAAGTAGTACTTTCAGATAGCAAGAAAGCCCTGTTTTCAGCTGCGGCGATTGTTATTTTATTTTCAGTTGCTATGACATCTACAGTATTTGATGGGGAATATTTTTCCGACCCCGCTAAAATAATAGGCGTATTGGTGGCTGGTATTCTAACTTGGTACCAAAAACCCTTTATTATTATTGTATTGTCAGCGTCAGTGGTTACAGCATTATTGCGGTTCATTTTTTAG
- a CDS encoding filamentous hemagglutinin N-terminal domain-containing protein: MKKNTNKVFSTPMLKIKPIYLCVSVILGFASVAHGAIINTNGAGVQVQPNGPTIVNINKASDKGVSHNIYHSFDVDPTGVILNNSKDSSTTQLGGTINGNANLAGGSAKVILNEVNSNRASTLNGLIEVAGDKAQVIVANPSGITCNSCGFINTSRATLTTGNAVKATDGTIVGYNVEKGQIIVNGALRSDSPTDLLARSVAIRGDIRAKEINITTGSNFVDADNRFTTAIRGIGSTSRVGIDTSSIGGMYADKITLVTTENGVGVTNNGVISAGTGGLVINSAGQVTNTGLKIESQGKINIKAASTITNRSSIAGNSDIDITTSGYGYIDNQKGQIVSNGGNVKLATLNSINNNNGIVSAFNTIDTQSGSVANTNGTIQTRTGDININTTGAIVNSFDLRNNLHEQNRRGIISGRDINISSNQLTNNYGNISAERNMDIRNRLEVRNNGKATLQSKGSMNIDSSTINNLSSTIKAGGDMNITATTLNNDNVATINGEKNLNVKSSRLTNTGSIVFENGKANISATALSNQYGYIKANEIEMTSDSLNNQSGYIHANKSLTVDSGTIYNRYSDNFKQVSSRFGLINQSGGLESSDGGISIKANSFDNQYGLVFANITQKAKVTGDINVTVRNDFQNNRGTVRASNNMNITVGNMTNTYGLIDAGNSAMIKSFKSVNNQYGTIRSVNTTQIDSPTIYSQRNGQILGGTVVLNTLGYY, from the coding sequence ATGAAAAAGAATACAAATAAAGTTTTCAGCACGCCCATGCTGAAAATTAAGCCTATTTACTTATGTGTGTCTGTTATTTTAGGTTTTGCTTCTGTTGCTCATGGAGCAATTATTAATACTAATGGTGCAGGTGTACAAGTACAGCCTAATGGACCAACTATTGTTAATATTAATAAAGCGAGTGATAAAGGTGTCTCGCACAATATTTATCACAGTTTTGACGTCGATCCGACGGGTGTGATTTTGAATAACAGCAAAGATTCTTCCACGACCCAATTAGGTGGAACAATCAATGGTAACGCTAATTTAGCTGGTGGCAGTGCAAAAGTCATTTTGAATGAAGTTAATTCTAATAGAGCCAGTACATTAAATGGATTAATTGAAGTAGCGGGGGATAAGGCTCAAGTTATCGTCGCAAACCCATCAGGTATCACTTGTAATAGCTGTGGTTTTATTAATACCAGTCGTGCAACATTAACAACGGGTAATGCAGTTAAAGCAACAGATGGCACAATTGTTGGTTATAACGTTGAAAAAGGCCAAATCATTGTTAATGGTGCACTACGTTCAGATTCACCGACGGATTTATTGGCTCGTTCAGTGGCTATTCGTGGTGATATTCGTGCAAAAGAGATAAATATCACGACAGGCAGTAACTTTGTGGATGCAGACAATCGTTTTACTACTGCGATCAGAGGCATCGGTTCTACTTCTCGAGTCGGTATTGATACTTCCTCTATTGGTGGAATGTATGCTGATAAGATCACCTTAGTTACCACTGAGAATGGCGTTGGTGTGACAAATAATGGCGTTATTTCAGCAGGTACCGGTGGTTTAGTGATTAATTCCGCAGGCCAAGTAACTAATACTGGGCTTAAAATTGAATCGCAAGGTAAGATTAATATCAAAGCAGCAAGTACTATTACAAACCGCAGTAGTATTGCAGGAAACAGTGATATTGATATTACTACCAGCGGATATGGTTATATTGACAATCAGAAAGGCCAAATTGTATCTAATGGTGGTAACGTTAAGTTAGCGACACTCAACTCGATTAATAATAATAACGGTATCGTCAGTGCATTCAATACGATTGATACTCAATCAGGCTCTGTAGCTAACACAAATGGTACGATCCAAACTCGAACTGGTGATATTAATATTAATACTACGGGTGCAATAGTTAATAGCTTCGATTTAAGAAATAACCTACATGAACAGAATAGGCGTGGAATTATTTCTGGTCGTGATATCAATATTTCATCGAATCAGTTAACTAATAACTATGGTAACATTTCAGCTGAACGTAATATGGACATTCGTAATCGTTTAGAAGTGAGGAATAACGGTAAGGCAACACTTCAGTCTAAAGGTTCAATGAACATTGATAGTTCAACCATCAATAACTTATCTTCAACGATCAAAGCGGGTGGAGATATGAATATTACGGCAACAACGCTCAATAACGATAATGTTGCAACAATCAATGGAGAGAAAAACTTAAACGTCAAATCATCACGATTGACTAATACAGGTTCTATCGTTTTTGAAAATGGTAAAGCGAATATCTCAGCGACAGCGTTATCTAACCAGTATGGTTATATTAAAGCAAATGAGATAGAAATGACTTCTGATTCATTAAATAACCAGTCTGGTTATATTCATGCTAATAAATCACTAACCGTTGATTCTGGTACAATATATAACCGTTATAGTGACAACTTTAAGCAAGTCAGTTCACGTTTTGGTTTAATTAACCAATCCGGTGGTTTAGAAAGCAGTGATGGTGGTATTTCGATTAAGGCGAATAGCTTTGATAACCAATATGGGTTGGTATTTGCCAATATCACTCAAAAAGCAAAAGTGACAGGTGATATTAATGTCACGGTTAGAAATGATTTTCAAAACAACCGAGGAACAGTTAGAGCCTCAAATAATATGAATATCACTGTTGGTAATATGACGAATACTTATGGTCTTATCGATGCAGGTAATAGCGCAATGATAAAATCGTTTAAATCAGTTAATAACCAATATGGAACTATTCGTTCAGTAAATACAACACAAATTGATAGTCCAACAATCTACTCACAAAGAAATGGTCAAATTCTTGGTGGAACAGTAGTACTCAACACCTTAGGTTATTACTAA
- a CDS encoding L-cystine transporter — MNIPLIINVLVFIALLILLAKLGAKGWSLSKKVLVGLVFGVAYGVVLHLVYGNGHQTVKDSILWFNIVGNGYVQLLQMVIMPLVFASILSAVARLHKASSLGRISFLTIATLLLTTAIAALIGILMANLFGLTAEGLVQGQQETARLDAIQSNYVGKVSDLTVPQLILSFIPKNPFADLTGASPTSIISVVIFAAFLGIAALQLFKDDKERGEKALAAIDVLQAWAMKLVRLVMRLTPYGVMALMIKVVASSNLSDIINLGTFVIASYVAIALMFIIHGIFIAVTGLSPIKFFKKAGPVLTFAFTSRSSAASIPLNIETQTRRFGIPESIASFSASFGATIGQNGCAGIYPAMLAVMVAPTVGINPFDPLWIATLVGIVTVSSAGVAGVGGGATFAALIVLPAMGLPVTLVALLISVEPLIDMGRTALNVSGSMTAGTVTSQLMGETDKAIFNQEDDGDLKHV; from the coding sequence ATGAATATTCCTTTAATAATTAATGTGCTTGTCTTTATAGCACTACTGATACTATTAGCAAAACTCGGGGCAAAGGGCTGGAGCCTGTCGAAAAAAGTATTGGTTGGTTTAGTTTTCGGTGTTGCCTACGGTGTCGTGCTACACCTAGTTTATGGCAATGGTCATCAAACAGTTAAAGACTCCATTCTTTGGTTTAATATTGTTGGTAATGGTTACGTACAGCTATTACAAATGGTGATCATGCCATTGGTTTTTGCTTCTATATTGAGTGCTGTCGCACGCCTACACAAAGCCTCTTCTTTAGGCAGGATCAGTTTCTTAACCATCGCTACGCTACTATTAACCACAGCTATTGCGGCACTGATTGGTATCTTAATGGCTAACCTATTTGGCTTAACCGCTGAAGGTTTGGTACAAGGCCAACAAGAAACCGCTCGTTTAGATGCTATTCAAAGTAATTATGTTGGAAAAGTTTCAGACCTAACTGTTCCACAGCTGATTTTATCATTTATTCCTAAAAATCCATTTGCTGATTTGACTGGTGCAAGTCCAACTTCAATTATCAGCGTGGTTATTTTTGCTGCTTTCTTAGGTATTGCAGCCTTACAACTATTCAAAGATGATAAAGAACGTGGCGAAAAAGCATTAGCTGCGATTGATGTATTACAAGCGTGGGCAATGAAATTAGTACGTTTGGTGATGCGTTTAACACCTTATGGGGTGATGGCGTTAATGATCAAAGTCGTCGCAAGCTCTAACCTGTCAGACATCATTAATTTAGGTACTTTTGTTATCGCTTCATATGTCGCTATTGCATTAATGTTTATTATCCATGGCATCTTTATCGCGGTAACCGGTTTAAGCCCAATTAAGTTTTTCAAAAAAGCGGGTCCAGTGTTAACTTTTGCATTTACTAGCCGCTCAAGTGCAGCAAGTATCCCACTGAACATTGAGACACAAACGCGTCGCTTTGGTATACCTGAATCTATTGCAAGTTTTTCAGCTTCATTTGGTGCAACAATCGGTCAAAATGGTTGTGCCGGTATCTATCCTGCGATGCTCGCTGTGATGGTCGCACCGACTGTTGGGATCAATCCTTTTGATCCGCTCTGGATTGCTACCTTAGTTGGTATTGTAACTGTAAGTTCTGCTGGCGTTGCTGGTGTGGGTGGCGGTGCGACTTTTGCTGCACTGATTGTTCTACCAGCTATGGGGCTGCCTGTAACACTCGTTGCCTTACTAATCTCAGTTGAGCCATTAATTGATATGGGTCGTACAGCATTGAACGTGAGTGGTTCTATGACTGCTGGTACGGTTACCAGCCAACTCATGGGTGAAACGGATAAAGCTATCTTTAACCAAGAGGATGATGGTGATTTGAAACACGTCTAA